Within the Spartinivicinus poritis genome, the region GCCAAAATTCCCCGATTTGTGCTTCATTACGGAAGTAATATACATCAATACAAGACTCCTTTAATGGCAGTGAGGCTAACCGGCTCTGCCAAACATTGTGCATACTGGCATCATCATCTAACACCATTAGCTGTGCATTAGCGGGTAGTAGTAAGAAGGGTAAGAACCATTCAGGTGCAGGCTGGATGGGGAGGACAATCGTAATTTGTGTGCCAACACCAGGGTTGGACTCTAAAGTAAATTTACCTTTCCATAGTTCAATGGTTGATTTAGCATGAGACAAGCCTAAACCGGTGTTACCTGTTTTCCCCATACTGATCCCACGCTCTAAGACTTTATCTATAAGCTCATTAGGAATGCCCTGGCCATTATCAGTCAGGGTAATGACTGTCTTATTGTTTAATACTTTCAGGGTTATTTGAATACTAATCTGGGTTTGTTCACCTATGGCTTCTATTGAGTTATTGAGTAAATTAGACAGCACTCGTCGTAGCGAGTTGGCATGTATATTCACAAAGGTACCATAGGCATCACTATCAATTTGCAGTTGAAGAGCGACCTCAGTTTGGCGGCGATATTGAATGCGTTTTTCTGATATCACTTCCTCTAGGATGGTAGATAGCAACTGTTTGGAAATTTGTTGTTTGGCGGGATCTTTATCAACACTTTGCTCTCGTTCAACGACTAACAAACCATTGACAATATCACTCATACTCTCGATTGCACTATGAAGAACTATACGGTTTTGTTCAGGAATCGCTTCAGCAGAATGTTCAGCAATTTGTTCCAGCGCGGTGAGGGGAGAGCGGATGTCATGGGCCACTTGTGCCGCCATTTGGTTAATCCCTTCCAAATTGGCCATACGTTTTTCGTTTTCAATAAAGTCATTAAACTTGTTGGCCATGATGGCAAACTCATCAATAAAGTAACGCTCTTCGCCATTAGTATCCTTGAGTTTGTCTGATGTCTTATCCATGGCAATATCTAACACCATCGTGGCTTCACTGCAGATACGTTTGACAATGCGGTAGGTGATACTAAACATCAAGAGAACAAAAGCAACATAAATAGTTGCCACAATAATCAAGTGTTTTAAGGTTTTTTGATGGATTATTGAGTCATTAAAAAAAATGGTATATGAACCCCGTTGATTTTGTTTAATCAGTGAGTTGAAGTAGATATCCTTAGAAACAGAATAAGTTGATTGGCTTGTATCACAAGACGTTTGTTGAATTAGATCAATATTAATGTCTACGCAGTCGACATTTGCCATAATGTTAAGTGAATGGAGCAATTGACTGGCTTGCGAGGTATTTTCTATAAGAGAGAACTGTCCAGCATATTGTTCTGTAATGACCTGGTCTTGCTGACGTTGTGCTTCAGTGGCTTGTTTAACGAAGTACCAGGTTTCGCTTAAAAATACGACAAAACTGGCAATAAAGAACATAATGCCAATCACCATCCCTAAGCATTTTTTTAAGCTGGCACGCTCAAATTTACTGACGTTTTCTCCTTTTTTATAGTTAATTACAGCGAGGGCAGCACCAATAACCCCCAATACTGACATCATGACAAAAATACCCATATGGGGTACCCCTGCAATTAAAATCAGCCCGGCAATCATTGCGTAGGTTAATCGTGCTAGTAAGGAGCCACCACTAAACCAGCTGGCTTTAAATTCATCAGGAACAAAACGATGGCTATCAGAGGTGATTTCAGCACGTAAGGCAAAGCAAATGGGGTCCGCAATTAGTATCACTAAGAACATACAGGAAAGTTTGGCAATTGTTGAAATATCACTGTAAAAAGATATTGCTACTACCGCTGATAAAAAACCTAAAGCGAGAGTACCTAGCCATCGAATAGCCCGAAGGCCTGGTTGTATAGATAACCAAGGAATAAAAAAGCGAGATATAGCTATTCCTAAAAAACTACTGATAACAGCAGCTCCCATACCACCGCCCCAAACTAATATTTGAGGTAGATCAGCATCCTTAAATAGATAGTAAGACTCACCAATTAAAAACATGTAAGTAACTTGTAAAAAAAGGTGAGCAAAAGCATAAGTGCATAAAACAGGTAATGTAGCTTGTGCGGATAAAAATAACTTAGTTACTGTTACATTTTGGGTTGAATTTCCATCTTTAATAGATATGGTTTTAAAATTCAGGTCTTTAGCCATTTTAAAGTAGGCTAAGACTTGAATCATAAGAATGTATAAGATTAGTCCTAAAGGAATAAGTGTTACATATTCCTTTGCTATATAAGTAAACTGCTTTGTTTGTAGTAATAAGCCAAGTCCAAGTGCAAATAATGGTAGTCCTAAACGGATCAATATACCGTACTTGTAGCTGGAAAGAAAAAGTGGAGGGGCATTATTGATTGAGCTATCGTTTTCCTTGAGCTTGTCTTGATACCAACGTTGATAAGCTGCTTGGTATGAACCACTGGTAAATGCACCATTAAGTGCACTACAAAGCTGGCGCAAGGCTAAGAAAATTAACATTAGAGTATATAAGCCGTAAATTGCACAAATAACCGTTAAGCTAAAAAACAAGGTGGCTGCAAAATCACAGAAAAGACCTAACCTAACAGAAAACTTCCAGCCAAAGCGGTCACCTAAATACCCTGTCGGGATTTCTAAAATTGCTGATAAAAAAAATAATAAAAATGTAGAAAGTACAATTCCTTCTCGGCCAAATCCCTCTGTTGTGGCAATAATGCAGTAGACAATTAGGCCTGTTGCCATATTGCCGCCGCTTAACAAACCATCCGTGCGACCAAACTGCCTTAATAGCTTGTCAGTATAAATACTGGACATATAAGTTCCTTCTGAATCATGTCTATAGTATGCTTAGTGTTTACTTAATTTAGGCAGTACGAAACGAAGTACTACTAAATAATCCTAATTGATAAGTTTTCATAAAGAGTAAGTATAAACAAACAGAAAAAATGAACTTAACCATTTGTTAAGTCTTGATTTATTGAGTTGTTAAGATTGTGTGCTAATTTGTAACATGCCATACTCTATATAAGTAACTTAATTATTACTCAAAAGGAGGAAATAGCATGGGAAATACATTCCAGTTACATGGCGATGAGCGTTAGTAAAGAGAGTAAGATCGAAAAATTCACGTTGTTTAGCTATTATTCGATTAAGCCTAGGTTGCTGTTTGCCGAAAACGATTTTTAAGGGGTGCAGTTTACCCCTGACTATTATCTGAGTAGCAGCATTTACTCATATCACTTGCAGCTCATCTACTTATCACTGACTAACAATCCAATAGTTATCATTTTTGCGATTAAATAAATCAAAACTCCTTTTCAATCACGTTGGCTTTCTGAGAGCAATATTACTATTTTATGAATAAGATCTACACAGTACCAAGCCAATTATGATTAATCAAGCATTTAACTAATATTAAATAGTCTAAATTATAGGCACAGTTGTTTTGTGTGATTACTCTAATACTGAAGCCTCATTGTATCGTTATTACAAGGCAGAGGCAGGATATTTAACTCAACTTTTATCTCGCTGTTAGAGTGATAAAAATGCAAGCTATATGCCTACTCCGTTAATTTGGCTGAGATCAGCTTTTCAGCCGATATACTATTTATTGGTTGTTTATTAAACAGTCGAGTTCGATACTAAATAAAGCACCACCTGTCTTATTATTGGTTGCAGTGATAGTTCCGTTATGTATATGTATGACTTGTCGTACAGTTGCAAGGCCAACTCCTTTGCCGTGACCTTTTGTTGAATATAGCGGCAGAAATAACTTATCTATCAGTTCTTGGGGGATACCCGGCCCATTGTCCGCTATATTTATTACGGACTTGCCTTGTTCTGTATGCAAGATGTTCAACTCGATTTTTCCATGAGTTGTGTTGGCTAGTGCGTCGACTGCGTTATTCACCAACTGGATTAAAGCATCTTGAAGTAACACAAGGTCGCCTTGAATCTCTAGGTTACTATCAGATAGGTTAGTGACTAGGGTAACTTTGTGTTCGATACACAACTCACCACAGATATCATTAACTGTGCCTAGCAGCCAGTTTAAGTTAATTTTCTGAAAGCGTGGTGAAGGTTGAGAGATGATTTTTTGCAGTCCATTATTATAGAGTTTTAGTTTATTAGTGGAGCTTAATATATTACCCATCACTTGTTCAATGCTGACACCTTCAAGCTGCATTTGGTTATCTGGAAGTCCTTGACTGAGTGCACTACTAAAGATGTCTAATGGTGTGATGATGTTTCCCAGTTTATGGCAAAATAAGGTAGCTATATTTCGCCAAACATTCACTTCATGCATGTCTAGCTCTTGTTGAATAGGTTGCACTGAAACAATCTTGCTGACTTCACTGTTTCGAGCTTCACTTGCCAAAAGTATTACTGGAATAGTTTTATCAG harbors:
- a CDS encoding ATP-binding protein, translating into MSSIYTDKLLRQFGRTDGLLSGGNMATGLIVYCIIATTEGFGREGIVLSTFLLFFLSAILEIPTGYLGDRFGWKFSVRLGLFCDFAATLFFSLTVICAIYGLYTLMLIFLALRQLCSALNGAFTSGSYQAAYQRWYQDKLKENDSSINNAPPLFLSSYKYGILIRLGLPLFALGLGLLLQTKQFTYIAKEYVTLIPLGLILYILMIQVLAYFKMAKDLNFKTISIKDGNSTQNVTVTKLFLSAQATLPVLCTYAFAHLFLQVTYMFLIGESYYLFKDADLPQILVWGGGMGAAVISSFLGIAISRFFIPWLSIQPGLRAIRWLGTLALGFLSAVVAISFYSDISTIAKLSCMFLVILIADPICFALRAEITSDSHRFVPDEFKASWFSGGSLLARLTYAMIAGLILIAGVPHMGIFVMMSVLGVIGAALAVINYKKGENVSKFERASLKKCLGMVIGIMFFIASFVVFLSETWYFVKQATEAQRQQDQVITEQYAGQFSLIENTSQASQLLHSLNIMANVDCVDINIDLIQQTSCDTSQSTYSVSKDIYFNSLIKQNQRGSYTIFFNDSIIHQKTLKHLIIVATIYVAFVLLMFSITYRIVKRICSEATMVLDIAMDKTSDKLKDTNGEERYFIDEFAIMANKFNDFIENEKRMANLEGINQMAAQVAHDIRSPLTALEQIAEHSAEAIPEQNRIVLHSAIESMSDIVNGLLVVEREQSVDKDPAKQQISKQLLSTILEEVISEKRIQYRRQTEVALQLQIDSDAYGTFVNIHANSLRRVLSNLLNNSIEAIGEQTQISIQITLKVLNNKTVITLTDNGQGIPNELIDKVLERGISMGKTGNTGLGLSHAKSTIELWKGKFTLESNPGVGTQITIVLPIQPAPEWFLPFLLLPANAQLMVLDDDASMHNVWQSRLASLPLKESCIDVYYFRNEAQIGEFWQQQKDANRPLVLLSDYELLGESKTGLDIIEMIPANASTRILVTSHYKSANVQERCSKLGVRILPKSLVNWLSIEVAPWESVRYDAVHVDDFKTIRTAWKLEAQLNGAKLLSLSSPTEFEQYAEHIDKETPVYIDDEFLDFPIRGSEWGKTLYELGFKRLILSTGVAPRNADEMYWFESISDKESPWTKARQKVELERENSA
- a CDS encoding sensor histidine kinase — encoded protein: MNSNIYNLCQTNKQSSPVDSLDQVPVALLAVYSNENIKLLNREACLLFQEEQLGGTPALDSTAQQDIISIQPNQKTLSSITLADKTIPVILLASEARNSEVSKIVSVQPIQQELDMHEVNVWRNIATLFCHKLGNIITPLDIFSSALSQGLPDNQMQLEGVSIEQVMGNILSSTNKLKLYNNGLQKIISQPSPRFQKINLNWLLGTVNDICGELCIEHKVTLVTNLSDSNLEIQGDLVLLQDALIQLVNNAVDALANTTHGKIELNILHTEQGKSVINIADNGPGIPQELIDKLFLPLYSTKGHGKGVGLATVRQVIHIHNGTITATNNKTGGALFSIELDCLINNQ